The genomic DNA AATTCGCGACGGGCGAGCAGTTGGATGATTGGAATTgcgcgttggaggaggggcgccGGGGGGGAGAACTGCTGCCGGACCGAAGGATGGAGGACAACATCAAGACGAACCAGTTGACTGACATTTGGAAACAGTCAAGTACCATGCCTACCTTCGCAAGATGACCCGGTACAACCCTACCCGCGGTGGTGAGTTGAACTCCTCTCGAACGATCGATGTCCGACCTAGTCTGACAATGTCTAGGCCCCTTCCACTTCCGCGCTCCCTCCCGCATCTTCTACAAGGCCGTCCGTGGCATGATTCCCCACAAGACCGCCCGCGGTGCCGCTGCCCTTGAGCGCCTCAAGGTCTTCGAGGGTGTTCCCCCTCCCtatgacaagaagaagaagatggtcgTTCCCCAGGCCCTCCGTGTCCTCAGACTCCAGCCCGGCCGCAAGTACTGCACCGTTGGCCGTCTCAGCCACGAGGTCGGCTGGAAGTACCAGGACGTTGTTGCCAGGTGGGTGAAATTCCGGCGAATAGCCAGAAGTGACCGAGGATCGCAAAGACTGACTTTACTTTCCCCAGACTCGAGGAGAGACGCAAGGCGAAGGGCGCTGCCTACTACGAGCGCAAGAAGCTCGCCGCCAGACAGCTTTCcgaggcgaagaagaccGCCAAGGTCGACTCCAAGACGACGGAGGCCCTTGCTGCCTTCGGTTACTAGAGATAGTGACCAAAATGCATACCTTTGTCCTTTATGCGATTTCATCTTAGATTGGCGCGGTGGTTCGGGGCATCATCGACTTCATATGCGTGGCTGGGTGGATAGGCAATGGGCTATCTAACAACACTATGCGTCCCCAGGCTTGGGAGC from Podospora pseudoanserina strain CBS 124.78 chromosome 2, whole genome shotgun sequence includes the following:
- the RPL16A gene encoding 60S ribosomal protein L16A (COG:J; EggNog:ENOG503NUWA), coding for MSSFESVVVIDGKGHLLGRLASIVAKQLLNGQQIVVVRCEALNISGEFFRAKLKYHAYLRKMTRYNPTRGGPFHFRAPSRIFYKAVRGMIPHKTARGAAALERLKVFEGVPPPYDKKKKMVVPQALRVLRLQPGRKYCTVGRLSHEVGWKYQDVVARLEERRKAKGAAYYERKKLAARQLSEAKKTAKVDSKTTEALAAFGY